A single Candidatus Brocadiaceae bacterium DNA region contains:
- a CDS encoding prolyl oligopeptidase family serine peptidase yields MMGVFRAAATVALLAAAGAALIQGQEAGQEAPIAREIQYLSAADDTMQPALFYRPETDEPRPLLVSLHTWGSTYNTGVTAYRGDRLAAERGWVFIHPDFRGANRRPEATGSDLVVGDIVSAVDYCREHANVDESRIYLMGVSGGGYTALLMAGRRPDIWAGVSAWVPISDLKAWYVEHHAKGSRYAVDVARSCGGDPTNEPEAEAQAVKRSPVTYLANAVDVPLDIHGGLTDNIVSFAHSLWAFNAVAAEEDRIPDDAIAAFVETKEVPPGLRGGEGDGTRGVVFSRTSGKARVVIGRGGHGAVSIRAAVEWLAQQRKGEERPTDEQAASGASTGA; encoded by the coding sequence ATGATGGGCGTGTTCCGGGCGGCGGCGACGGTTGCGTTGCTTGCGGCGGCGGGCGCCGCTCTGATACAGGGCCAGGAGGCCGGACAGGAGGCACCCATCGCCCGGGAGATCCAGTACCTGAGCGCCGCAGACGACACCATGCAGCCGGCGCTGTTCTACCGCCCGGAGACGGACGAGCCCCGCCCGCTGCTCGTGTCGCTCCACACCTGGGGCAGCACCTACAACACCGGCGTCACCGCCTACCGCGGCGACCGCCTGGCGGCCGAGAGGGGCTGGGTCTTCATCCACCCGGACTTCCGCGGCGCCAACCGCCGTCCCGAGGCCACGGGGTCCGATCTCGTGGTCGGCGACATCGTGAGCGCCGTGGACTACTGCCGGGAACACGCCAACGTCGACGAGAGCCGCATCTACCTGATGGGAGTCTCCGGCGGCGGCTACACGGCGCTGCTCATGGCCGGCCGGCGGCCGGACATCTGGGCCGGCGTCTCCGCCTGGGTGCCGATCTCGGACCTGAAGGCCTGGTACGTCGAGCATCACGCCAAGGGCTCCCGCTACGCGGTCGACGTCGCTCGCTCCTGCGGGGGCGACCCGACCAACGAGCCCGAGGCCGAGGCGCAGGCTGTGAAGCGCTCGCCGGTGACCTACCTCGCGAACGCGGTGGACGTGCCGCTCGACATCCACGGCGGGCTCACGGACAACATCGTCTCCTTCGCCCATTCCCTGTGGGCGTTCAACGCCGTGGCGGCCGAGGAAGACCGCATCCCCGACGACGCGATCGCCGCATTCGTGGAGACGAAGGAGGTGCCGCCCGGGCTCCGCGGAGGCGAAGGCGACGGGACGCGCGGCGTCGTCTTCAGCCGCACGTCCGGCAAGGCCCGGGTCGTCATCGGCCGGGGCGGCCACGGGGCCGTCAGCATCCGCGCCGCCGTCGAATGGCTGGCGCAGCAGAGGAAGGGCGAAGAACGGCCGACAGACGAACAGGCGGCCTCAGGCGCTTCGACGGGGGCGTGA
- a CDS encoding YggT family protein: MGLLAVAVRVYAIMVIVRVLFSWLPPQSRRNEVYLFLFSATEPLLGPLRRALPPAGGFDFSPLVAILILEVVGHLLGG; encoded by the coding sequence ATGGGGCTGCTGGCCGTGGCCGTTCGCGTCTATGCCATCATGGTGATCGTGCGGGTGCTGTTCTCGTGGCTCCCGCCGCAGAGCCGCCGGAACGAGGTCTACCTGTTCCTGTTCTCGGCGACGGAGCCCCTTCTGGGTCCCCTCAGGCGGGCGCTGCCGCCGGCCGGCGGGTTCGACTTCTCGCCCCTGGTGGCCATCCTGATCCTGGAGGTTGTGGGGCACCTGCTGGGTGGGTAG